In Rutidosis leptorrhynchoides isolate AG116_Rl617_1_P2 chromosome 6, CSIRO_AGI_Rlap_v1, whole genome shotgun sequence, the DNA window AAAAATAAGATAAGTCAACTTTTCTCAAGAAATGGTCAATCTATACTAAAAAAAGTCAAACATTACAAAAAAATTTGGTTAGAAAGGCTTATTTCGCTAGAACAATTTTATTCTTTTGGGCTACAAAGTCAAATATGATCTTATTATGCTATATGAGATTCTAAAATAACCTATTTAAGATATTGCCCCAAATGATACCATATCAAAGTTGGTTGATTTTATACTAGTTCAAAATCAAGAACTTACCAACCCAATTGCAGATAAGATCATATTCTCCCGCATACACAAGCAACTCAATACCCTGTTCCAAAAGTGATGGTATACCAACTTCAAGATCTCTCATCCAATCTTGCTGCATCGCCTCGTACACTGCGGTACTGCACGAAACAAAATCGATGTCGCTTGGAACCCCTAAAGCTGTTTTCACCGATGATTCGCCTAAAAAATCTTCCATGTTTGAGAAATCATAGCACAAACTCCCCTCACATTGCTTTCTAATATCATAATACTACAAATGAAAACAAGTAAACAATTAAAGATTAATGAAAAATGAGTACATTGTTAGGGTAATTAGGATAGTTTATTCGTACGTTAATGTTTCCTGCTATATTTAAGATATCATCGAAAATCTGCTCACAAATTTCCAACGCATTTATGCAGGAGGTTGTACCTGTTGTACCTGGATACACAAATGCATATTTAAATCGGACCTATAAATTGTGACCCATTTACTTATGAACGATTTGACTTGAGTTGTGTTTATGTCAAACATCTTAGTAACGATTGTAATTCGTAATTGATTTTGAAGAAGTTGTTAAAAATGGATAGAAATGTTTCAACCCAAACCCAGTTTGACTCATGACCCATTTAGCCATCTCTAATTATGTTAACAAAAAAAGAACATCTAATCCTTATAATATGCTCAATTACCGCATTTTTTTATTGCCTCTTCACAATCTGGGATTTGTTGGTTTATTTGGTTATAATCTGATTGTGAAATCAAGCTGTTAGCCAAAGCATAATCGGTATACGCTTTATACTGGATTGCAGGATCCGTAAGCCCGTTTCCGATTCCAAAACCCTTCAGGTTTATTGGAATGCCTTCTTTGTTTTTATTCCCTTGATTAACTCGAGCGGCAAAAGCAGGAATATAATGTCCAGCATATGATTCTCCAGTGATATAAAAATCGTTGTTTACATAATCCGGATGTTCCTTAAAGAAGGCCTAAATTTTCAAGATATATTAAGATTAAATGATTAATCTACTGTTAGAAGAAGTCATTAAATAAACAAATGGTGGAATTAGGAAGTCAAGAACGAACCTGTAAGAAGAAGTAGAGATCGTTGCTGACTCCAGTTTCATCGTGACGAAGGTCGTGATCACTAGGACTGTAACTGAAACCGGTTCCAGTTGGTTGATCAACGTATATCAAGTTTGATACCTGTGTCACGAAAAGTAGCTCGTTAACATTGTTGAAACAATATTATAAAAGTGGATATAATTTAACCTGTAATATTTCTTATAATGTAAATAAATCGGTTATGATTCATAGAAACGATAAATAATTAAGTTATTTTGCTGACAATAAACAAACAGTACGTCTTCATTACAAACATTTACGCCACATCTTCTTTACAGATATGGTTTACAGATCTTCAGATAAAAaatcatcttaaaaaacaaacagcaccttaaTATATGCATGTAAGATAATAAATAGGTATAAAATAAAGAGTAAAACTGGAAACTAAACAAAAATTATAGTGTAATGACTTCAACTATGTATTCTTTGTCGTTAACAATAAATATGGGAGAGAGGGAGCAATAAATAAGTTTATTTATTGAgtcaaactagtgaaatgacccgtggaatcacgagtttgtttaaatgaaacaatttaatgacatgtttttggTATTAAGTCAATGTAAATgctaaaatcatttattttaatgactcgttcgactaagaaacttgtcgttatttttacaaatatatagagacatgtatttttgcatacatatgtaacgtaattaatcgtaTAAAGAGAATTcatatttaaaaattaataataaagtttgctcaaatttgagtatttatatttttaataataattattattagtaataaatgtcttttgaaatttaaaaaaaaaaaaactaaaatacaacTATTATATAGATGTTGTACAATATGGTTTAAAATTTGTAAATTTGTTAATTGGGTGTTCTATAGAAGATTATACAATTTAGAAGAGATTAGTATTCTTTTTAAAAATGTTTATTTATtaaatcatcattttagagatttaatagatagatatatttaatttaatatataagtaGAATTAACTTAATTGCAAAATAATTCTATTTATGACATCATTTATATGGCCTTacaatttttcttttttctttttgattttttttataaaaggaaTAAGAGTAATTATTTCATCATCattttaggattttaatagaacTTATAGATAGATTAACGGACCTGGTCCCAGCCATAGTCGTTCCAAACAAGGGACAAGTTGGTGGTAATCTTAAAGGGTCCATTTTCATAGAAGAGAGCCAATTCACTACTGCACCCTGGTCCCCCAGTTAGCCATATAACCACTGGATCACTTTTCGCCTTTCTTGATTCAAAGAAAAAATAGAACATCCTGCACAagaatattcatttttatatacaaATAGCTAATAAAACatactaatttatatatatatatccttcgaATAATTAATGGGAAATTCATTAACTTTTAACAAGGGCCCATAAATTTGTAGCTAGACAATCAGTATATTTATCACAAGATTCCTGAAAAAATTTATGTCTCACTAGACAATCAGTATATTAATATTGCCCTGTAATTGGTAGTTGGTAGTAGTAATATATGATTCCTGAAGAATTATCAAATTAAATGCAAATTATTTATTATTGTGTGACAAAAAAAAGAACCTTCTATTAGTCATCTTATACGAGTAACTTTTAAAAGTCTAGTTCCCAACCAAATATACCTATTAAAAATCCCTTAATAATAACTCACTAGACAATCatcattatgtttatgttaaattgAATTTGGTAGTAATAATATAAGATTCTTGAAGAAATATCAAGGTCGCAAAAGACGTGAGAtgtggtcgagacggtcgggtgttaaaaaggtcgagacgttcgagacggggtctagacgttcgagacggggtctagacggacgttgaccaaagttgacttctaaatatataagtatataaatgtatatatgtgtacaaattttaaagtcaaaaactttaattgactaatttgtacccataatctctatcaccgttaatataatacataaaattcaaactaaaatacgacaaatttgactGATTTTACCGACTTTTCGGCTTTTCTgaattttgagagactttgacctaattgtttttcaactttgacccgaattttgaccgttaaCTGTCATATTAGACGGGTTTTTTCGAGACGGGGCGGGCTAGTCACCAAACTGTGGCAATGACTCGAGACGGGTTGTTTTGCAACAGTGAGAAATATCAAATTAAATGCAAATTATCATGTGACACACAAAAACCCTCTATTATTCATCTTATAACTTTTAGTTTGTCAAGAAAAAACAATTAGTAATGCAAATTATCATGTGACACACAAAAACCCTCTATTATTCATCTTATAACTTTTAGTTTGTCAAGAAAAAACAATTAGTTAAGTTCCCACCAAATTCCTAACTTAGTCCTAGGCTGTAAAGGAGTCAAGCTATTAAAATTTAGAAAAATAAATTTACATATTCAAGTGGCCTTAAGCTACTAAAGCTCGATTCGAGCCGAGGCTAAGCGATCTCGAGCTCAAATTTGAACATATTTTGAAGCTCATTTAATAAACAAACTCGAGCTCGAAGAAGCTGGCGAGCTTAAAGGAatttttcacacacacacacacacacacacacacacacacacacacacacatatatatatatatatatatatatatatatatatatatatatatatatatatatatatatatatatataattactactatataaataatagttaaaatattaatatcaaatatgTTTATAAGTGAATAGATATTACTTAACAATAAatatgaattaaaattaaattaaataatataaaaaataaaatgatgtaattaacgagtcgagctcgagccgagctcgagcttgtaAAATACTAACCGAGGCGAGCTCGAACTTAAAATGATAGACTCAAACCGAGCCAAACTCGAACTCTTTGAAATTCAAACAACCTGACCTCGAGCCTATACAAGCTCGAACTCGATTCGGCTCGGCTTCGGCTTGTTTACACCCCTACTTAGTCCTAACTAATcatctatatattttctttagggTAGTTTTTTCCTGTTAAAAGTTCGCATTTCTATATGAATAATCTAATCCAATATCATGTATATATGAAaagttattagtattactatcaaatCTTTATTGAATGCATGCAAAGTAATTAAACCATTTTTCTCATCAGAAATGTTCTAAAACACAAAAAGTCTTCATTTTTCACGTCAAATATGTTGTTACATTAAACATTAGACGTAAACGAATACATACCGAGCATCAACTGTATGTTCAATGCGATAATAACCAGCATGTTGAGCAAGATCATGGACAGTAGCACCCGAGTCACCAAGAATCGATAAAGACAATCGTTTTTCAACAATCCTAGATGGATTAACCGAGAGTTCTTGATCAAAATTTGAAGTATGATTATAAGAGTTAACAATATTTACATCAAGATTCGGATGCAAGTTAAGGTCTTTGATGAGTTGATGTCCTGTTCTTTTCAAAGATCTTTGATGATTGAATGAAGCAGGAATGGTTCTTGCATTTAATGATGAATTGAAAAGTAGTACAAGAACAAATGGAATGAGATAGAGAATTTGAGGATGAAAAGAAGCAGCCATATTTGATTGTGAAGATAGAAAGCTGCGTGTTTGTTTAAGAAGTTGTGATTTTTCTTGTAGTGGGGCATGATGTATGTATAGATGTATGTTGTGGTTTTTGGATTAGAGTGTGTGTTTGAAAATGAAAGAGACCACAACTTTGGAGATGATGTTGATTATTAATTTGATAATTTCTATTGTTTTGTTGCAAGTTATGATGTGATTCCTTAGTTGTATTCTTTAACTCATTTGACTCTTTCTTCACCCTTTTGTTTCGTTAATGCATCGGGTTAACATCTATTTATATACTCTAAAGATCCAATTATACACAAGTATTTCCATTCATTtatatttttcaattattttttaATCTAATTTAGTGCAtatgaaaataaaaaaattatgaaTCCTTGATGGCTTACAAAATTAATTTCAAAAATGACTAACTTACAAAAACAAATTGACATGTTCAAGTGGCCTCAAGATATATAAACTTCAAATTTATTTTTGCAAAGATGCTAGTGGTATCAATTGAATTATTAGAttattgaatcatttagatcccAAAGTTTGTGAAATCTGGGTCAACATGCAAAGTTCCTTTGTACGGAGTAAATAGTACTCCATCTCTCGACCACCCACACTGCAGCGTTATCGGACCCAAATCACCACCATCACGCCTCCATCGCGCCCCTATGCTGCATGATGGAACTAAAAAAACTTGGGCGCGACGGGTTGATCACGGAGTATGTTTCCGACAATGCTTGGTGTTGATTGGCTCACCAGTCGACCGTTGCTATATTGCTGACCACATTCGACCGTTGCCATATTAATAAGTAAAAtgattttaattttataaaacataAATTTTATACACCTCTATAAATAAagactatatcattcatatattttCACACAACACTTTCATTTCTATCACTTTTATTTAAAAACACTCTCTATAATATTTCAAATTTCTTAAGCATGTCTCAAAATCCCGATCACAATTAGCCCGATttcggtaatttctataacattgggTCTCCAAATATGCCCAGGTCGAGCTCACATTCGCCTCAAAACGATCGCGGTATCGGCCATTTGCCAATATCCCGCAACAAAATCTTCTTAATGATTTGAATAATAATGCGTCTTTTTTTTCTCAGATTCTATAACAACAACAATTTCCATCACCATTTCAACAACCATTTCCATCTCAATCTCAACAACCATTTCCATCACAATCTCAACAACCATTTCATCAACCAAATCAAcaacaattttcatcacaattttcTCATTACTCGCAACCCGGTATTATACCATTTCAAGTTCCAAATACGCAAGCATGGTCAGAATCACAACCAACTTTTACCCCTCTAAATAACGAAGAAGTAGAAGAAATTTGTGGTGGAATTGAACAACCACAAGTTCGGATTCGTACAGGTCATAAACAAAAAGGAAAAGAAGTTGCGAAAGAACCACAAAATAAAAAATTGTGGACTCTACCAGAAGAAATTTGGTTGGTGTCATGTGGATTGATTGTTCGTAAGATGGTGTTTATGGTAACTGACAAAAAGGTTCGGCATTTTGGGCTAGAGTTCGTAATAAGTTTAACAATAACGATTCCGGTTATTTAAGAAATGACGATCAATTAAGTGGGAAATGGCGTCATATGGATAAGGCGTGTAAAGATTTCACGGGCTTATATAAAGAAGAAGAACGTAACCCAAGGCGTAGTGGTCGAAACGAAGAAGACGTGTATAACTTAACGGTGCAAAGATGGCAACAAAGGGCAGCGAAGCCGTGGGCTTACAAGGATGTTTGAGAATTCTTAAAGAAGAAACCGAAATATACACCACCTGCAGTTGCTGGAAGTGGTGTGCGTAGAAGAAGAGGTCCGCAACTTGAGCTCGATGATGAAGACGATGATGTGGTTGGCGAAAACCAAACAATCAATCTCGTGGAAGATCAGTTAAACAACCTCCAGGAGCTATTTGGAGACGATGCAATTCAACGTCCAATGGGTAGAGAACGATCGAAAAAGGCTGCTAGAAAATCCGGTTCGTCTGATGCGGGTACTTCATCACGTGGTACGAACTCTTCGAACTCTTAAAGATTCGAAGAGTTGGTTTCGCGGTGGTCTGATAAAAAGGAAAAAGGAGTGGAGAGGCGAAACAGTGTTATGGATGCAATTGTAGAGGAAGAACGAACACGGTCGGCAATGGAAGTCATAAAATTATTTAAACTTAATTTAGCCGATATCGACGACCCGAAAGAAAGGAAATCCGCTTTAAGGTTCAAGAAAAAGATGGCTGAGAAATACAAAGATTATATCGATCTTTCAAGTGACGACGAGTaatgtatcttttattataaactttgttgagtccccaaaataattatggatttaattatgacaaaaccgtAATTTATTTGCATTAAAAtgatatgtgcagtcagcacaagtttgtttatgtatagacagcagatattgctgtgtcgagtgtttagtttgctgctcagtctaccagtacaaggtagacagtgttcttcaatcagcataggatgtgtactcagcaaatcaagaacatgaagtgactcagcaatgaagaaccagcacagctggaatgcagcttactacacaagacagctatgctccattataagcatagtagtttcccgggtggtctacatcaatgttactattcaacagaagtctaagacaaagttgaacagaaaagcgcACGCGTCGGcaactgacaagtgaccttacaagaccacgtgagaatgcaaaaatttaacgcatgtgcagacatgggttatactttgtcaacacctagggaacacaacattctatttgtataatcaaatagtggtgccaaaccgaattggggtgttcctgcaaatagctaccaaagaggaaagaggagagcatgctctctgatatagttgtccccacaagtacagacatcctatgtaccaatggacaatagaaccattacacgaatAATAGGACTATTATAAATtggtgtatccactattgtaacaactagtggtgtgggtttattttttatagagtcaaaatgtgtaatagctgttagtttacctcttagctataatgtaggtaatctgtatcaaccaactatcattccgccaaggatagttgtgattctttatgattcaatcaataaagaataactgttgaaaattatctgtgactctatttatttgcatgcttgaatactaatcgtgtttaactgttaagttattttaaaagaaattgtattcaccccctctacaatactcctgttgttatcaagggaccaacaactggtatcagagcttcagtcttgataatcaatatcttggatctgaattctctcatggctgcatattcaaatacaactTACCtcgaaaatggctcatccaatagaccacccaaatttgatgaagatgagtatgaaacttggaaggcaagattcatgcttcaccttgagtctattgacccactcatgcctggtattgctgCAGATGGTCCATTTGTACCTACTGAGATtattggtagtgctccagctacagctgacactcctgctgttcctggcagagaggttattcttgtgacgacccgggaatttctgaccaaatttaaacttaatcttatatgatttcgacacgataagcaaagtctattaaactgagtctcataatgtttgaactatttttatgaaatcatttgactttgacccctcccgacgattcacaaacaattgtgtaaattaatatgtatatatatatatatatataaacataaacataagtaaatatataataacttgaaataatagaaaacaatttaatcatttgaattgaatatgaaagataataaataaaataataaagtgTGATTAAAATAAAACTATGTGTAAacatatataatttctatacatattaaatgttatatatatatatatatatatatatatatatatatatatatatatatatatatatatatatatatatatatatatatatatatatatatatatatagtaatatatataaatattaatgttatatatatgttgtaatattaaatttgattaagggttaaaaatagatttaaatataattgttatagttactttcaatatttttaaatattaatttcagtattagtattgttaaccctattattattaatattgatataattaaAATTCTAAGAATTGTAAGGTATGTTTATCAAAACAAaagttaaaaatataagtattattaaaattataatctaaatatgatttacatattattagtaattaaaattatcattaattatatttaatgtgatcataactatttttataattataattatcatttatcataagtattattgatattattgatattattatttctatcattattgttagtatgattatttttgattagtaatgttattattattactcttagtattcttattattaatattattattattattattattattattattattattattattattattattattattattattattattattattattattatttgtatttagattactattaatataattataattattaattattaattgtataAAGTCATACACATGATCTTTGGAATTCAAATCAGTTGCACATAGCTTTCAGACTGTGTCAAATTGTGTTTTCTGTCTCAAGATCGTACAAATCAGATTAGGAACCCAACAAAATCAGTTGAATGTCTTTTtctaatttatttttttattttgtttctcCTCTGGCATAAATATTCCTATCGATTCAATTGACTATAAAATAATCAAACAGCTCATTGTGTTATTAAAACTCATTCATTGTCTATTACCATTATCAATTTTAAACCTTTTAAGCCTTTACCAGTCGAATTAAATAGAAATATTAAAGTGACAGACCCATTTATCTCTGTTCTTTATCTTTTTAGCCAAAACTCGAATTCAAAAgaaatttcaaaatgtgttaatgcaatattgttaggaatcattcatgtaaacttcctgtaaaatctcaagtttcaattcctcataacgaatccgaatttcgaagtcaaagttatatttcaaaaattcaactgttttgttcttggagaaattcgagtttgttttggatGTTTCAAGTTCAACTGATGGTTGAGAAAGTTTATACGAATGATTTGTAACTTCTTTCATGTAGAAACTTTTATCTAAAACGAACCAGAAtgcaaaaatcaaaaaaaaaaaaataaaaaaataaaaagtagcgAACAGCAGAAGCTATGTTTtccattttttttaatttttttatttaaaaacatcctTTTCAAAGTTCCATGATGTTTACAAGTCCTAAATGAAACCCCAAAATTCGTTATTCTGATTTACGAAGTTCCATGGGTGAAATGATGTAAGAAAGAAGGTGAAGAAGATGATAAGTATGAATAATGGGTTAAATAcattttagatgtaatatagatcagAAAAACAAGGGATGGAGGAATGGTTGATGGTGTTATgtataaccgagaggtctcgggttcgagcctcgtctaaggcttttctttttagaaacccttttagtaacatcaccatcagcccgtagtatgatattgtccgctttggacacaagccgatcaccgacgagctacccgcacacgagtacaaccccggatcgcacttctacctcacggatttgcttctcgggtaaacaccctcaaaacgcgtcataccagaagaggtatccacacccttataaggagtgctttgttttcctctcccaccgatgtgggacgagtctgttacaactctccccaccttcgggacactgcgtccctgcagtgcacatcgatgcgggccccagctctgataccataagtaacatcaccatcagcccgtagtatgatattgtccgctttggacacaagccgatcaccgacgagctacccgcgcacgagtacaaccccggatcgcacttctacctcacggatttgcttctcgggtaaacaccctcaaaacgcgtcataccagaagaggtatccacacccttataaggagtgctttgttttcctctcccaccgatgtgggacgagtctgttacacttTTTGAAGGTAGTGttcatttttaaaatttatattattattagtattgttattattattattatgatcatgattatgattattttTAAGAACACTtactattactaataaaagtattactataaaaattatcacttatgattattatgattataattatgattaggattattaattattattattattaaaataatacaagttattattattttcattaatattagtattagtatcacttttgtaactattagtattagtattattattattattattattattattattaaacatacgtgttattgttaataatatcattattattattagtattatcattattaacaaaactattattaatattagaaaatcattattatcaggattatcattttaaacaaataaatattttgtacataaaatatgcttattacatatattataattatattaatatttcacatatctatatgtatcaaatatattaatattatacttacatataacaaactatttattttagatataacactaaacatatatgtatatatatatatatatatatatatatatatatatatatatatatatatatatatatatatatatatatatatattaaaatgactaaatgattaaataataattatttcaaagtaacatatataacatataagttaagatataataaatattaataaagtatatgttttaatagaatttagtataaaaattatataaactacaaacacatatatattatatagataataaaagaaattatgtgatttccattatatgttttaatggatatacaattgatataggttcgtgaatccgaggccaaccctgtattgttcaaatgccatcatatgtatttttactacaaaatacaatattgtgaattttatttgctcccttttaatctttacatttttgggactgagaatacatgcgctgtttttacaactgctttattaaatacttttgaaatatattttgaactgtgaatacatgcaaatgctttattaactgttttacaatatttatatgcgtgagtttcatttactccctttttactcattacatttttgggctgagaatacatgcaaatgctttattaactgttttacaatatttatatgcgtgagtttcattactccctttttaaatgcttttgcaatatatatttatgggactgagaatacatgcgctgattttataaatgtttgacgaaatagacacaagtattcaaaactacattctatggttggattattaaaccgaatacgcccctttttagtctggtaatctaagaattagggaacagacaccctaattgacgcgaatcctaaagatagatctatcgggcccaacaagccccatccaaagtaccagatgctttagtacttcgaaatttatatcatgtctgaaggaggatcccggaatgatggggatattcttatatgcatattgtgaatgtcggttaccaggtgttcaatccatatgaatgatatttttatctctatgcatgggacgtatgcttatgataaatggaaatatgaaatcttgtggtctattaaaattataaaatgattatttatgttaaactaatgaactcaccaaccttttggt includes these proteins:
- the LOC139855811 gene encoding serine carboxypeptidase-like — protein: MAASFHPQILYLIPFVLVLLFNSSLNARTIPASFNHQRSLKRTGHQLIKDLNLHPNLDVNIVNSYNHTSNFDQELSVNPSRIVEKRLSLSILGDSGATVHDLAQHAGYYRIEHTVDARMFYFFFESRKAKSDPVVIWLTGGPGCSSELALFYENGPFKITTNLSLVWNDYGWDQVSNLIYVDQPTGTGFSYSPSDHDLRHDETGVSNDLYFFLQAFFKEHPDYVNNDFYITGESYAGHYIPAFAARVNQGNKNKEGIPINLKGFGIGNGLTDPAIQYKAYTDYALANSLISQSDYNQINQQIPDCEEAIKKCGTTGTTSCINALEICEQIFDDILNIAGNINYYDIRKQCEGSLCYDFSNMEDFLGESSVKTALGVPSDIDFVSCSTAVYEAMQQDWMRDLEVGIPSLLEQGIELLVYAGEYDLICNWVGNSRWVNDMPWSGQNAFVAASNVSFVVDGKEAGVMKNYGPLTFLKVHNAGHLVPMDQPKASLQMLQLWITGKLSKK